DNA sequence from the Candidatus Cloacimonadota bacterium genome:
TTGAAAGCGGGAAAGAGCAGCTTACCCTGTTGCATCATCTGATACAGGCGATTTACCCCAGTTGTTGTTTCTTCGCTTACACCCTTCAGGTTTTTGGCGATTCTATGCCAGCGGTTAGTATCCTCCTCAAGATGGTTGATAATCAATTCTTGAACCAGCTTGAATTCTGGATTGTCGCTGTCGGCAATCGGCAATACTCCATTACCTGCGTAAAGCTCTTCTAAGCGATAGCCTTCGTGTACCATCAAAGTAGCATCGCCACCATCATCAACTATCAGATCACAAGTGTCTTGATGCCAGTTGAGTGCCTGAAAAGTACACCACCAGTATTCTGCTAGGCTTTCACCTTTCCAGGCAAATACCGGAATGCCACGCTCTACCATTGCAGCCGCAGCATGGTCTTGTGTGCTAAAGATATTACAGCTTGCCCAGCGGACTTCTGCTCCCAGTTCGACCAGAGTTTCGATGAGAACGGCAGTTTGGATGGTCATATGTAAGCTGCCGGTAATTTTGGCTCCGGAAAGTGGTTTTTGTGTAGCAAATCGTTCGCGAAGAGCAATTAGTCCAGGCATCTCAATTTCCGCAAGGATAATTTCTTGGCGACCGTACTTTGCCAGGTTCAAATCGGCAATTTTGTAATCCATGCTTTACCTCATAGCAGTTAAGCAGTAGGCGCGATAACCTAAAATTGAGCATCGCGCCTTATAATATGTACTACTAATTATCTACGGTTGCGATCTCTTCCGCCACCTCTACGATCTCTATCTCCACCTCTGCGGTAATCATCCCGACGGGGAGGAGCAGGTCTATCTTTGGGAGCATTAGGATCGGGCTCCGGATTTCCGGGAATTCCTTTCATGGTAAGGGAGAGCTTGCCTTTATCCATGCCCAGAGCCTTTACTTTTACTACGTCACCAAGTTTAACCATGTCTTCAGGATGACCAATGCGGGAAGTGTGCATCTGAGAAACGTGCACCATACCTTCTTTGGCTCCGCCCAACACTTTCACGAACACGCCATAAGGCTCTATACGCGTTACGGGTCCTTCAAACTCATCACCCGGTTCGGGATCGATGGCAATACCTTTGATAATTGCTTTGGCTTTTTCGATAGAATCTTTATCTGGAGAAAGGATTCTTACTGTGCCGTCATCTTGGATATCTATGCCTACTTGGCAGCTTTCGATAATGGATTTTATCATTTTTCCGGCAGGTCCTATTATCTCGCCGATCTTATCGGTAGGAACCTTGAAGCTTTCTATTCTAGGAGCCGTAGGGGATAAATCGTCTCTTGGATTGGAAATACATTCTGCCATTTTATCCAAAATGTAGAAACGCGCACGTTGAGCCTTATCTAGGGCAATGCGCATAATATCTTTGGTGATACCTTCAATCTTGATATCCATCTGCATGGCAGTAATCCCGTTACGGGTTCCGGCACATTTGAAATCCATATCCCCCAGATGATCTTCCAGACCCATGATATCGGTAAGGACCACGTATTTTTCGCCTTCCATTATCAGTCCATTGGCAATACCGGCTACTGGGGCTTTTATAGGTACGCCGGCAGCCATCATCGCCAGGCATCCGCTACAAATCGAAGCCATAGATGATGAGCCGTTAGATTCCAGTATATCCGAGACAATTCGCATAGTATAAGGGAATTCTTCGGCACTTGGCAACACGGCTTTTAAGGCGCGCTCGGCAAGGTTTCCATGACCAAGCTCACGTCTGCCTGTGGGGCCCATACGTCCAGCTTCGCCCACGCTGAAGGGTGGGAAATTATAGTGTAGATAAAAGCTTTTTTTATATTCTTCTTCAAGAGTGTCTATCACTTGTTCATCGCTGCCACCACCTAAAGTTACGGTTCCCAGCGATTGTGTTTCGCCTCTAGTAAATAAAGCAGATCCGTGAACACGGGGTAAGATGTCTATTTCACAGGTAATATCGCGAATATCATCCAAACCACGTCCATCTACCCGGAAATGCTTATCTAAAATGGAAGCGCGTACATAGCGACGAATCAGTTCATGGAAAGCTTCTTTATAGGTTTTTTCGTTTTCTTCAAACAGATCTTCACCATCTTCTGCCAAATGTTTTTCCAGCATTTCTTCTTCGAGCGCATCAAAGGCATCCTGACGTTCTTGTTTGCCTAGTATTGTAGCAGATTCTGCAATGCGATTACCATAATCGGCTTCCATTTTTTCCAACAACTCGTTAGGCATTTCTATTAGTTTAACTTCAACCTTTTCTTTGCCACAAGCACTTACAATCTCTTTCTGAAAAGCGCAAAGAGTTTTAACGGCTTCGTGGCCGGTATAAACCGCATCCAGCATTGTTTCTTCAGATAACTCGCTGGCGGCAGATTCTATCATAACCACCGAATTTGCGCTACCGGCAACGGTAAGATTAAGTTTAGATTCATCCCGCAGGCGTTTTACATCTGGATTTATTACGAATTCATTATCAATATACCCTACTGTAAGTCCGGCTATGGGTCCGTGGAAGGGGAT
Encoded proteins:
- the pnp gene encoding polyribonucleotide nucleotidyltransferase, translating into MHNFNITRREIDFFGRKLIAETGKMAKQANGSVYLQLGETAVLVTATMSKEASENQDFFPLTVDFIEKMYAAGKIPGGFFKREAKPSTDATLQARVIDRSIRPLFPEGFRNQVHVVLNVLSYDGEVDPANLGVLGASLALSISDIPFHGPIAGLTVGYIDNEFVINPDVKRLRDESKLNLTVAGSANSVVMIESAASELSEETMLDAVYTGHEAVKTLCAFQKEIVSACGKEKVEVKLIEMPNELLEKMEADYGNRIAESATILGKQERQDAFDALEEEMLEKHLAEDGEDLFEENEKTYKEAFHELIRRYVRASILDKHFRVDGRGLDDIRDITCEIDILPRVHGSALFTRGETQSLGTVTLGGGSDEQVIDTLEEEYKKSFYLHYNFPPFSVGEAGRMGPTGRRELGHGNLAERALKAVLPSAEEFPYTMRIVSDILESNGSSSMASICSGCLAMMAAGVPIKAPVAGIANGLIMEGEKYVVLTDIMGLEDHLGDMDFKCAGTRNGITAMQMDIKIEGITKDIMRIALDKAQRARFYILDKMAECISNPRDDLSPTAPRIESFKVPTDKIGEIIGPAGKMIKSIIESCQVGIDIQDDGTVRILSPDKDSIEKAKAIIKGIAIDPEPGDEFEGPVTRIEPYGVFVKVLGGAKEGMVHVSQMHTSRIGHPEDMVKLGDVVKVKALGMDKGKLSLTMKGIPGNPEPDPNAPKDRPAPPRRDDYRRGGDRDRRGGGRDRNRR